In Oscillatoria sp. FACHB-1407, a single genomic region encodes these proteins:
- a CDS encoding ABC transporter ATP-binding protein — protein MLLLLTVSALDRTVVRDESMGDMTPLLVVEDVYAGYIKDLDILQGINFRVYPGELVAIIGPNGAGKSTLAKTIFGLLSPHRGKILFQDENIAGLKSDQIVRRGMCYVPQISNVFPSLTVEENLEMGGFVREASLGSSKQRIFEMFPVLAERRRQRAGTLSGGERQQLAMGRALMLEPSLLLLDEPSAALSPQMVQGVLDRIKQINESGTAIALVEQNARKALAMADRGYVLDTGRDRFEGRGSDLLNDPKVGELYLGAKSHQAVPGNVNPSL, from the coding sequence GTGCTGTTATTGCTAACGGTTAGTGCCCTCGATCGCACTGTTGTCAGAGATGAATCTATGGGTGATATGACCCCGCTGCTAGTTGTAGAGGATGTCTACGCTGGATACATAAAAGATTTGGATATTTTGCAAGGGATTAACTTCAGGGTGTATCCGGGGGAACTCGTGGCAATTATTGGTCCCAATGGAGCGGGTAAATCCACCTTGGCAAAAACTATCTTTGGGTTGCTCTCTCCCCACCGGGGCAAAATTCTCTTTCAGGACGAGAATATTGCTGGACTGAAATCGGATCAGATTGTCCGTCGGGGCATGTGTTATGTTCCACAGATCTCAAACGTATTTCCTTCACTCACGGTCGAAGAGAACTTGGAGATGGGAGGATTTGTTCGAGAGGCGTCCCTAGGCTCGTCAAAGCAACGGATTTTTGAGATGTTTCCAGTGCTGGCTGAGCGACGACGACAGCGAGCCGGAACGCTTTCTGGTGGAGAGCGGCAGCAACTTGCAATGGGGCGAGCCTTGATGCTGGAGCCTAGCCTACTCTTGTTGGATGAGCCATCCGCTGCCCTATCTCCGCAAATGGTTCAGGGAGTTTTGGATCGGATTAAGCAAATTAACGAGTCTGGAACGGCGATCGCCCTGGTGGAGCAAAACGCGCGTAAAGCTCTGGCAATGGCAGATCGGGGATATGTTCTGGATACGGGACGCGATCGCTTTGAGGGGCGCGGCAGTGATTTGTTGAATGATCCCAAGGTGGGAGAGCTTTATCTGGGGGCAAAGTCGCACCAGGCAGTCCCAGGCAATGTCAATCCATCCCTGTAA
- a CDS encoding pentapeptide repeat-containing protein, with protein MKFGVLTAVGVLVSAAIALPVNAADPAQVQQLLETGACAGCDLRGADLTGAHLIGADLRNANLERAILVNVNLEGADLTGANLTNANLTGAFATNASLTQANLTNANLTDATVHQADTAGAILTGINLTGAEVWGSDINVGGD; from the coding sequence ATGAAATTTGGAGTACTGACAGCGGTTGGTGTCCTGGTATCAGCAGCGATCGCCCTCCCGGTGAATGCAGCTGATCCGGCTCAGGTCCAGCAATTGTTAGAAACGGGAGCTTGTGCCGGGTGCGATCTGCGGGGTGCAGATTTAACAGGTGCTCATTTAATTGGGGCTGATTTGAGAAACGCGAACTTAGAGCGCGCCATTCTGGTCAATGTCAATCTAGAGGGTGCAGATTTGACGGGCGCGAATCTAACCAATGCCAACTTGACAGGGGCATTTGCGACAAACGCTAGCCTGACTCAGGCGAATCTGACCAATGCAAACTTGACGGATGCGACAGTCCACCAGGCTGACACTGCCGGAGCTATTTTGACGGGTATTAACCTGACAGGGGCTGAGGTCTGGGGCAGTGACATTAACGTTGGGGGAGACTAG
- the crtB gene encoding 15-cis-phytoene synthase CrtB, protein MLQLPESPRITPLASLEDAYELCRQVIAKHSTTFYLGTLLLPPGKRQAFWAIYAWCRRTDELVDGPLAELTTEATLDQWEHSLESVFAGHPIDDFDVALVDTLERYPVEIQPFRDMIAGQRMDLYRSRYDTFEELNLYCYRVAGTVGLMSKAIMGLDTTQHTAPWFQQQELYIPREEAIALGIAKQLTNILRDVGEDARRGRIYIPLEELALFNYTEQDLLNSVIDDRWCELMKFQIQRARKFYASAERGIRMLSPDARFPLWAALMFYRRILDVIERNQYDVFNKRAFVPNWEKFLCLPLAKLRAEVL, encoded by the coding sequence ATGCTGCAATTGCCTGAATCTCCCCGCATCACCCCCCTGGCTTCCTTGGAGGATGCCTATGAGCTTTGCCGTCAAGTCATCGCAAAGCATTCCACGACGTTTTATTTGGGCACGTTATTGCTTCCTCCCGGTAAGCGACAGGCATTTTGGGCAATTTATGCCTGGTGCCGTCGCACCGACGAGTTAGTTGATGGACCACTCGCTGAACTCACGACCGAAGCAACGCTTGACCAGTGGGAACATAGCCTGGAGTCGGTGTTTGCGGGTCACCCCATCGATGACTTTGATGTTGCCTTAGTAGACACGTTAGAGCGATATCCCGTGGAGATTCAGCCCTTTCGGGACATGATTGCGGGGCAGCGGATGGATTTATATCGCAGCCGCTATGACACCTTTGAGGAGTTGAACCTGTACTGTTATCGCGTCGCCGGAACAGTTGGTTTAATGTCAAAAGCCATTATGGGGTTAGACACGACACAGCATACGGCTCCCTGGTTTCAGCAGCAAGAACTGTACATTCCCAGAGAAGAGGCGATCGCACTGGGCATTGCTAAACAACTGACCAATATTTTGCGGGATGTTGGGGAAGATGCACGTCGCGGTCGAATCTACATCCCCTTAGAAGAATTAGCTCTGTTTAACTACACCGAGCAGGATTTGCTCAACAGCGTGATCGACGATCGCTGGTGTGAGCTAATGAAGTTCCAGATCCAGCGAGCGCGCAAGTTTTATGCCAGTGCTGAGCGGGGCATTCGGATGTTAAGCCCTGATGCTCGCTTCCCATTGTGGGCGGCTCTCATGTTTTATCGTCGAATTCTGGATGTGATTGAGCGCAACCAGTATGATGTGTTTAACAAACGAGCCTTTGTGCCGAACTGGGAAAAGTTTCTCTGCCTGCCTCTAGCGAAGTTGCGGGCTGAGGTGCTGTAG
- the pds gene encoding 15-cis-phytoene desaturase yields MRVAIAGAGLAGLSCAKYLADAGHTPIVLERRDVLGGKVAAWKDEDGDWYETGLHIFFGAYPNMLQLFKELDIEDRLQWKEHSMIMNQPDNPGVYSRFDFPDIPAPWNGIAAILRNNDMLTWEEKIKFGLGLIPVMVRGQSYVEEMDRYSWTEWLQKHGIPERVNDEIFIAMSKSLNFIGPDEISSTVILTAMNRFLQERYGSKMAFLDGSPTERLCQPMVDHVVERGGEVRLNAPLKEILLNPDNSVRGFLIRGLDGAEDEVVTADVYVSAMPVDPLKVMLPAPWREMDYFKQLNELEGVPVINLHLWFDRKLTDVDHLLFSRSPLLSVYADMSNTCREYANPDRSMLELVLAPAHEWITRSDEDIVAATLVELKNLFPDHFGGDDSAKLLKYKVVKTPRSVYKATPGRQQYRPSQTTPISNFYLSGDFTMQRYLASMEGAVLSGKLTAQAISQRSLAIDASSPALDPSLPHLESVQPSPAH; encoded by the coding sequence ATGCGAGTTGCGATCGCTGGAGCAGGATTAGCCGGTCTTTCTTGTGCCAAATATTTGGCTGATGCTGGACATACTCCCATCGTTCTGGAGCGGCGGGACGTATTGGGGGGCAAGGTAGCAGCCTGGAAAGATGAAGACGGTGATTGGTACGAAACAGGGTTACACATCTTCTTTGGTGCTTATCCCAACATGCTGCAACTGTTCAAAGAGTTGGACATTGAGGATCGGTTGCAGTGGAAAGAGCACAGCATGATTATGAATCAACCCGACAATCCTGGGGTTTATTCTCGCTTCGATTTTCCCGATATTCCTGCACCCTGGAACGGAATTGCAGCGATTTTACGTAACAATGACATGCTCACCTGGGAGGAAAAAATCAAGTTCGGCTTGGGCTTGATTCCAGTGATGGTGCGTGGTCAGAGCTACGTTGAGGAGATGGATCGCTATTCCTGGACAGAATGGTTGCAAAAGCACGGCATTCCAGAGCGGGTGAATGATGAAATTTTCATCGCCATGTCTAAGTCGCTTAACTTCATTGGACCAGATGAAATTTCCTCGACTGTTATTCTCACCGCTATGAATCGCTTCTTGCAGGAGCGATATGGTTCCAAGATGGCATTTTTGGATGGCTCCCCAACAGAGCGACTATGCCAACCAATGGTGGATCACGTTGTGGAGCGGGGTGGTGAAGTTCGCCTCAATGCCCCCCTCAAGGAAATCCTATTAAACCCTGACAATTCAGTTCGTGGCTTCTTGATTCGTGGGCTGGATGGAGCAGAGGATGAAGTGGTTACTGCCGACGTTTATGTATCGGCGATGCCTGTCGATCCTCTCAAGGTGATGTTGCCTGCTCCGTGGCGTGAGATGGATTACTTCAAGCAACTCAATGAGTTGGAAGGAGTCCCCGTTATCAACCTTCATCTCTGGTTTGATCGCAAGTTGACGGATGTGGATCATCTGCTGTTTTCGCGATCGCCCCTCCTCAGTGTCTACGCCGACATGAGCAACACCTGCCGCGAGTATGCCAACCCCGATCGCTCGATGTTGGAGCTAGTCCTGGCACCTGCTCACGAGTGGATTACCCGCTCTGATGAAGACATCGTGGCAGCGACACTAGTTGAACTCAAGAATCTATTCCCCGATCATTTTGGGGGTGATGACTCAGCGAAACTGTTGAAGTACAAGGTCGTGAAGACCCCACGTTCGGTTTATAAAGCCACTCCTGGGCGGCAGCAATATCGCCCCTCCCAGACGACTCCGATATCCAATTTCTACTTGTCTGGTGACTTCACGATGCAACGTTATCTAGCCAGTATGGAAGGTGCGGTGCTTTCTGGTAAGCTGACAGCGCAGGCTATTAGTCAGCGATCGCTTGCGATTGATGCGTCATCGCCTGCTTTGGATCCGTCACTGCCTCACCTGGAGTCAGTTCAACCGTCTCCGGCTCACTAA
- the rsgA gene encoding small ribosomal subunit biogenesis GTPase RsgA → MSADVDPLTSVGEANPVSPVSSKPPFLGTVLAVQANYYWVQLDGAGPSSGVQPEILLCTRRSRLKKIGQQVMVGDRVQVEEVDWVSKRGAIAQVLPRHTELDRPPVANVDQIFLVFALAEPTLEPLQLSRFLVKAESTGLAVGLCLNKSDLISSQELQSWGDRLREWGYNPIAMSVQRNQGLDAIQAQLAHRITVVSGPSGVGKSSLINHLIPEIEVRVGAVSGKLGRGRHTTRHVELFTLPQGGLLADTPGFNQPDIDCTPRELASYFPEARHRLSQASCQFSDCLHRDEPNCAVRGDWERYEHYLTFLEEAIAYQTALERSGTVESTVKQKIRQEGQIETEPKLATKKYRRPSRRTQKQALKDLYRDAELLTEEDN, encoded by the coding sequence ATGAGTGCTGATGTCGATCCACTCACGTCTGTTGGCGAGGCAAACCCAGTCTCACCCGTTTCGAGCAAACCGCCATTCCTGGGAACTGTCTTAGCGGTTCAAGCCAATTATTACTGGGTGCAGCTTGATGGAGCTGGACCTTCCTCTGGGGTGCAGCCTGAGATATTGCTGTGTACTCGACGATCGCGCCTGAAGAAAATTGGGCAACAGGTTATGGTGGGGGATCGCGTTCAGGTCGAAGAAGTGGACTGGGTTAGCAAGCGGGGGGCGATCGCACAAGTCTTGCCTCGCCATACGGAATTGGATCGTCCTCCAGTGGCGAACGTAGACCAGATTTTTCTGGTATTTGCGCTGGCGGAACCGACGTTAGAACCGTTGCAACTGAGCCGATTTTTGGTGAAAGCCGAGTCTACTGGGTTAGCTGTAGGTCTGTGCCTGAATAAAAGCGACTTGATTTCATCACAGGAGTTGCAGAGTTGGGGCGATCGCCTGCGAGAGTGGGGCTACAACCCTATTGCAATGAGCGTTCAGAGGAACCAGGGGTTGGACGCGATCCAGGCTCAGTTAGCGCATCGTATTACCGTTGTTTCTGGTCCCTCTGGGGTTGGTAAATCAAGTTTAATCAATCATCTAATTCCGGAAATCGAAGTGCGAGTGGGGGCGGTTTCCGGTAAGTTAGGTCGGGGGCGTCACACGACTCGCCACGTAGAGCTATTCACGTTACCTCAGGGAGGGCTGCTGGCAGATACGCCGGGGTTCAATCAACCCGACATCGACTGCACCCCTAGAGAATTAGCCAGTTATTTTCCTGAAGCTCGCCATCGCCTGAGTCAAGCAAGTTGTCAGTTTAGCGATTGTCTGCACCGGGATGAACCCAACTGTGCAGTGCGCGGAGATTGGGAGCGATATGAGCATTACCTGACATTTTTAGAAGAGGCGATCGCGTATCAAACGGCACTGGAGCGATCGGGCACAGTGGAATCGACGGTAAAACAAAAGATTCGCCAGGAGGGACAGATTGAAACGGAACCCAAACTGGCTACTAAGAAATATCGCCGTCCTTCTCGCCGCACTCAGAAACAAGCCCTCAAGGATTTATATCGGGATGCCGAGTTGCTGACTGAAGAGGACAACTGA
- a CDS encoding sulfurtransferase TusA family protein, with amino-acid sequence MIESANLKAPDAQLDLRGTPCPINFVRTKLRLEQMQPGTVLEVWLDPGEPVEQVPDSLTMEGYTIELIEDRSEFFALRVRRPL; translated from the coding sequence GTGATTGAATCTGCCAACCTTAAAGCACCTGATGCACAGCTCGATCTGCGAGGCACGCCTTGTCCCATTAATTTTGTTCGTACAAAGTTGCGACTGGAACAAATGCAACCCGGTACGGTATTGGAGGTTTGGTTAGATCCGGGTGAGCCAGTGGAGCAGGTTCCGGATAGTTTGACGATGGAAGGTTACACCATTGAGTTAATCGAAGATCGGAGTGAGTTTTTTGCATTGAGAGTGCGTCGTCCGCTTTAG
- the dnaJ gene encoding molecular chaperone DnaJ, giving the protein MARDYYEILGVSRDADKEEIKRAYRRLARKYHPDVNKEEGAEERFKEINRAYEVLSEPETRARYDRYGEAGVSSAAGAGYQDFSDLGGFADIFESFFSGFSGGMGQSARRRSGPVRGDDLRLDLKLDFREAVFGGEKEIRISHLETCNTCTGTGAKPGTRPRACPTCSGSGQVRRATRTPFGSFTQVSVCPTCNGVGQVIEEKCDTCGGSGQKQEAKKLKITIPAGVDNGTRLRVSSEGDAGMRGGPSGDLYVYLFVNEDAEFQRDGINILSQVKISYLQAILGSKLEVNTVDGPLEVTIAPGTQPGTVITLENRGVPRLGNPVSRGNHLITVLVDIPTKINAEERELLEKLAKIRGDRTSKTGGVGFLGGLFQ; this is encoded by the coding sequence ATGGCTCGTGACTATTACGAGATTCTTGGTGTCTCACGAGACGCCGATAAAGAGGAAATCAAACGCGCCTACCGCAGGCTAGCTCGCAAATATCACCCTGATGTCAACAAAGAAGAAGGCGCAGAGGAGCGATTTAAGGAGATTAACCGAGCGTATGAGGTGCTCTCAGAGCCAGAGACTCGGGCTCGGTATGATCGCTATGGCGAAGCGGGTGTCAGTTCTGCGGCAGGAGCTGGTTATCAAGATTTCAGTGATTTAGGTGGTTTTGCCGATATTTTTGAGAGCTTCTTTAGTGGCTTTTCGGGTGGAATGGGTCAGTCTGCACGACGACGCAGCGGACCTGTGCGCGGTGATGATTTGCGCTTAGACCTCAAGCTCGATTTCCGGGAAGCTGTTTTTGGCGGTGAAAAAGAAATTCGAATCAGCCATCTAGAAACCTGCAATACCTGCACAGGTACAGGCGCAAAGCCAGGAACTCGACCTCGTGCTTGTCCAACCTGTAGCGGTTCGGGGCAGGTACGTCGGGCGACTCGAACTCCCTTTGGTAGCTTTACACAGGTATCAGTTTGTCCGACCTGTAACGGAGTTGGGCAAGTCATCGAAGAGAAATGTGATACTTGTGGCGGCAGTGGGCAGAAGCAAGAAGCTAAGAAGCTCAAGATTACGATTCCAGCAGGTGTGGATAATGGCACTCGGCTAAGAGTTTCATCTGAAGGGGATGCCGGCATGCGCGGTGGTCCTTCAGGGGATCTCTATGTCTATTTATTTGTTAATGAGGATGCTGAGTTTCAGCGGGACGGTATCAATATCTTGTCCCAGGTCAAGATCAGCTACTTGCAAGCGATTTTGGGCAGTAAGTTAGAGGTCAACACGGTAGATGGTCCACTTGAGGTCACGATCGCCCCTGGAACTCAACCGGGTACGGTGATCACCCTTGAGAATCGTGGTGTTCCTCGTTTGGGCAATCCGGTCAGTCGTGGCAATCATTTAATCACCGTGTTAGTTGATATCCCCACCAAGATCAATGCCGAGGAGCGAGAACTGCTGGAGAAACTGGCAAAAATCCGGGGCGATCGCACTAGTAAAACCGGGGGTGTCGGTTTTCTAGGGGGGTTATTTCAGTGA
- the dnaK gene encoding molecular chaperone DnaK yields MGKVIGIDLGTTNSCVAVLEGGQPVVISNSEGGRTTPSIVGFGKSGERLVGQLAKRQGVTNAENTVFSIKRFIGRRWDDTVDERSRVPYTCIKGKDDTVNVQIRGKTYTPQEVSAMILQKLKQDAENYLGEPATQAVITVPAYFTDAQRQATKDAGTIAGLEVLRIINEPTAAALSFGLDKQDQEQSVLVFDLGGGTFDVSVLQLGDGVFEVKATSGNNHLGGDDFDNALVRWLISNFREQEGIDLSTDKMALQRLREAAEKAKIELSNMLTTTINLPFITADETGPKHLEMELTRAKFEELVSHLIQGTIDPVTQALKDCGLSPDQIDRILLVGGSTRIPAVQEAIKQYFGGKNPDRSINPDEAVALGAAIQAGVLGREPGMEILLLDVTPLSLGIETLGEVFTKVIDRNTTIPTSKTQTFSTATDGQTSVEIHVLQGERAMAKDNKSLGKFQLTGIPPAPRGVPQIEVSFEIDANGILQVSARDKGTGREQSIRITNTGGLSEAEVEKARQEAEIYAEEDRRRKYLVELRNQADGLFYSYESTLREHADLISEELKAEADARSKDLRRAVIDPNITVEAMKQCLDALQQALLGVGAAVYQQANKDDSDYYPSYDPDAGDWSGDNHAESQPTEDFGDYTFDDNDTVTVPYEPLD; encoded by the coding sequence ATGGGAAAAGTCATCGGTATTGACCTCGGCACGACAAATAGCTGCGTCGCAGTCTTAGAGGGCGGTCAGCCAGTCGTCATTTCAAACTCGGAAGGCGGACGCACGACCCCCAGCATCGTTGGGTTTGGAAAATCAGGCGAACGCCTCGTTGGACAACTCGCCAAGCGGCAAGGGGTGACAAATGCCGAAAACACGGTCTTCAGTATCAAGCGATTCATTGGTCGTCGTTGGGACGATACTGTAGACGAGCGGAGCCGGGTTCCCTATACCTGTATCAAAGGTAAAGACGATACTGTAAACGTTCAAATTCGAGGAAAAACGTATACCCCTCAAGAAGTTTCAGCGATGATCTTGCAGAAACTCAAGCAGGACGCTGAAAATTACCTGGGTGAACCTGCGACTCAAGCGGTTATTACGGTTCCAGCTTACTTCACGGATGCACAGCGGCAGGCAACTAAGGATGCGGGCACAATTGCTGGCTTAGAGGTTCTTAGAATCATCAACGAACCCACTGCTGCTGCACTGTCCTTTGGTCTTGATAAGCAAGACCAAGAGCAAAGCGTACTGGTGTTTGACTTAGGGGGTGGCACGTTTGACGTCTCCGTATTGCAACTTGGAGATGGGGTGTTTGAGGTCAAAGCTACCTCTGGGAATAACCACCTTGGAGGAGATGACTTTGACAATGCTTTGGTGCGTTGGTTAATCAGTAACTTCAGAGAACAAGAAGGAATTGATCTCTCGACCGACAAAATGGCATTGCAACGATTGCGAGAGGCGGCTGAAAAAGCCAAAATCGAGCTTTCCAATATGCTGACAACAACCATCAACCTACCGTTCATCACAGCAGATGAAACGGGACCCAAGCATCTAGAGATGGAGCTAACTCGTGCCAAGTTTGAGGAACTGGTCAGCCATCTGATTCAGGGAACGATTGACCCTGTGACTCAAGCTCTTAAGGATTGTGGGCTGTCTCCGGATCAAATTGATCGCATCCTGTTAGTTGGTGGTTCAACTCGAATCCCAGCGGTGCAAGAAGCTATCAAACAATACTTTGGTGGCAAAAACCCCGATCGCTCGATTAACCCTGATGAAGCCGTGGCACTAGGCGCGGCGATTCAGGCTGGGGTGCTGGGTCGCGAGCCTGGCATGGAGATCCTGCTGCTGGATGTAACCCCACTTTCCCTGGGGATTGAAACGTTGGGTGAAGTATTCACTAAAGTCATTGACCGGAACACCACCATTCCCACTAGCAAGACGCAGACTTTTTCCACCGCCACAGATGGTCAAACCTCTGTTGAGATTCATGTCCTCCAGGGTGAGCGGGCGATGGCGAAAGATAACAAGAGCCTAGGGAAGTTCCAGTTAACAGGTATTCCACCTGCTCCTAGAGGCGTTCCTCAAATTGAGGTCTCTTTTGAAATTGATGCCAACGGCATCCTGCAAGTTTCCGCGCGGGATAAAGGTACTGGGCGTGAGCAAAGTATCCGGATTACCAACACGGGTGGTCTCAGCGAGGCAGAGGTCGAAAAGGCACGTCAGGAAGCTGAAATCTATGCTGAAGAGGATCGTCGCCGTAAATATCTGGTTGAACTACGCAATCAGGCAGATGGTCTGTTCTACAGCTATGAGTCCACTTTGCGAGAACATGCTGACCTTATTAGCGAAGAGCTGAAAGCCGAAGCGGATGCTCGATCCAAAGATCTAAGGCGTGCTGTTATTGACCCCAACATTACGGTTGAAGCCATGAAGCAGTGTCTAGATGCCCTGCAACAAGCACTTCTCGGTGTTGGTGCAGCGGTCTATCAGCAAGCTAATAAGGACGATAGCGATTACTACCCGTCTTATGATCCGGATGCTGGAGATTGGAGTGGTGATAATCATGCTGAGTCTCAACCAACCGAAGATTTTGGCGATTACACTTTCGATGACAATGATACGGTTACGGTTCCCTACGAACCACTTGATTAG
- the grpE gene encoding nucleotide exchange factor GrpE, producing the protein MFDKEKQLDNTRETMGINESGTSQNTEDKATSAENSAMGDPTLNTESPMPSVEGDNIPIEEVDEALSDEGAEPIFDAASENGLPLQNDYQVTIDELTKQIETLKSQVDERTSQCMRMAADFDNFRKRTQKEKEDLEQQVKCSTVIELLPVVDNFERARLQIKPQTESEMTIHKSYQGVYKDLVDRLKRIGVAPMRAEGKEFDPNLHEAVMREPTEEFAEGTVIEELVRGYLLGERVLRHAMVKVAAPPEEGMAEETHSNETEG; encoded by the coding sequence ATGTTTGATAAGGAAAAGCAACTAGACAACACACGAGAGACAATGGGTATTAACGAGTCGGGGACTTCACAGAACACCGAAGATAAAGCAACATCTGCTGAGAACAGTGCTATGGGCGACCCAACCCTGAACACTGAATCACCGATGCCTTCAGTAGAGGGAGACAATATTCCAATCGAAGAAGTAGACGAAGCTCTGAGTGACGAGGGCGCAGAGCCTATCTTTGACGCTGCTTCTGAAAATGGGTTACCACTACAGAACGATTATCAAGTCACAATTGACGAGTTGACTAAGCAAATCGAAACCCTGAAATCTCAGGTTGACGAGCGTACCAGTCAGTGTATGCGGATGGCAGCTGATTTTGACAATTTCCGGAAACGGACTCAGAAAGAGAAAGAGGACTTAGAGCAACAGGTCAAATGCTCCACAGTCATAGAGCTTCTGCCTGTTGTGGACAACTTTGAACGAGCACGTCTGCAAATTAAGCCTCAGACTGAGTCAGAAATGACCATTCACAAGAGCTATCAGGGGGTCTACAAAGACCTGGTCGATCGCTTAAAACGTATTGGAGTTGCTCCAATGCGTGCTGAAGGCAAAGAGTTTGATCCAAATCTTCATGAGGCGGTGATGCGAGAGCCAACAGAAGAATTTGCTGAAGGCACAGTCATCGAGGAATTGGTCAGGGGCTATCTATTGGGAGAGCGAGTCCTGCGCCATGCCATGGTGAAGGTCGCCGCTCCACCAGAAGAGGGTATGGCTGAAGAAACTCATTCCAATGAAACAGAAGGTTAA